The DNA window CCCCTAGCCCTAACCCCACTAAAACTAAACCCCCTAaccttacccctaaccctaaccccctagcCCTAACTCTAACCCCCCTAAAACtaaaccccctaaccctaatccctaaacccaaccctagccttaaccccctaaccctaaccctaacccacttgagaccCACTTCCCACTAATTAGTCCATGCTGCCTTTCGTGGCTACTTAACGACCGTCTTTGCGCAATTTTCAGATCtttcgacactacacattcacactttttctttaaagcgTTACCTttcgagtctgtctttctctgtctttcactgtctttcactgtctttctctgtctttctctctctttcactgtctttctctgtcttttctctctttcactgtctttcactgtctttctctgtctttcactgtctttctctgtctttctctgtctttcactgtctttcactgtctttctctgtctttctctgtctttcactgtctttcactgtctttctctgtctttctctgtctttcactgtctttcactgtctttctctgtctttcactgtctttcactgtctttctctgtctttcactgtctttctctgtctttcactgtctttcactgtctttctctgtctgtcactgtctttctctgtctttctctgtctgtcactgtcttcttgtctttctctgtctgtcactgCTTTCactgtcttctctgtcttcactgtctttcttctctttatctGTTCTCTGGCTTTCActgtctttcactgtctttctctgttttcactgttctttctctgtttctctgctttcactgtctttcaactgtctttctctgtctgtcactgtctttctctgtcttctctgtctttctctgtctgtcactgtctttcactgtctttctctgtcttcttctgtctgtcactgtctttctctgtctgtcactggtctttcactgtctttctctgtctttcactgtctttctctctctttctctgtcttctttctcttgtctgtcttctctgtctttctctgtctttctctgtctttcactgtctttctctgtctttcactgtctttctctctctttctctgtctttctttctctttctctgtctttctctgtctttctctgtctttcactgtctttctctgtctttctctgtctttctctgtctttctctgtctttcactgtctttctctgtattacacaacctttaCACGTACACTAATTCCTTTCCTCAACAAAATTcatcataagaaattaaacattaaagaaataaaaccgaTAAAAATCCCACTGGAAGACTTTCCCAGAAGTCTGTCTGCCAACGAGTGTTAATCAGACCCTGATCGTGGGTTGGAGACCCCCTCACCTTGGTGTACTCCCCGGAGAGGAAGCTCTGCTCGAAGCCGCTGTACATGGTGAGGGGGATGAGGGTCACCAGCCTCCAGTCCTTCAGCAGCCGGAACGTGGCCAGGAAGGTTTGGCAGAACGGCTCCCGGTTCCCACGGAAACGACTGGACTGCTCCCGGTCGATGTTGTCCAGAAACACGGCCACGATGAGCATGGCCAGCACCCCCACGCCTGCCACACAACACAGGGCAGACAGCACAGGGCAGACAGCACGGGGCAGACAGCACGGGGCAGACAGCACGGGGCAGACAGCACAGGGCAGACAGCACAGAGCAGAGAACACAGGGTAGACAACACAGGGCAGACAACACAGGGCAGACAGCACAGGGCGGACAACACAGGGCGGACAGCACAGGGCGGACAACACGGGGCGGACAGCACGGGGCAGACAGCATGGGGCAGACAGCACGGGGCAGACAGCACGGGGCAGACATCACGGGGCAGACAGCACGGGGCAGACAGCACAGGGCAGACAACACAGGGCAGACAGCACAGGGCAGACAGCACAGGCAGAGAACACAGGGTAGACAACACAGGGCAGACAACACAGGGCAGACAGCACAGGGCAGACAGCACAGGGCAGACAACACAGGGCAGACAGCACAGGGCAGACAACACAGGGCAGACAGCACAGGGCAGACAGCACAGGGCAGACAACACAGGGCAGACAGCACAGGGCAGACAGCACAGGGCAGACAACACAGGGCAGACAACACAGGGCAGACAACACAGGGCAGACAACACAGGGTAAACAGCACAGGGCAGACAGCACAGGGCAGACAACACAGGGCAGACAGCACAGGGCAGACAGCACAGGGCAGACAGCACAGGGCAGACAACACAGGGCAGACAACACAGGGCAGACAACACAGGGCAGACACACAGGGTAAACAGCACAGGGCAGACAGCACAGGGCAGACAACACAGGGCAGACACCACAGGGCAGACAGCACAGGGCAGACAGCACAGGGTAAACAGCACGGGGCAGACAGCCCGGGGCAGACACCACGGGGCAGACAGCACGGGGCAGACAGCACGGGGCAAACAACACAGGGCAGACAGCACAGGGCAAACAACACAGGGCAGACATCACCGTTACTGTTCCTCTGAGAGTGTGTTCATCTGCGCCCGGCTGACTTAACGGGTGTTAAAGAATAAATCACGGTGTTTTAATAATCAGAATTTTACATTACAACATTTAGgaactgaaccccaagttgctccctCGATGCTATATAAATAGCTGTCTATCCTAATACTAGGGTGGGCTAAttagttatttaatttttatttatactctttattgaaattacaatttacactgttgttattacacactacacacaggcttgaactacacacacacgctcaggtcCTTTacgtgcactaatggagagaggAGTGTGTGGATGGAGAGAATGGAtggagagtggggggggctgccagcgctggaccagcaccctgagcggttgagggggggacttgaaccagcaaccctccagttcccaacccaagtCCCTACACGGACTGAGCCTGAgaatacagaaacaaaatgtCCCTAtcttgtactgtgtgtatgtgacattATTTAAATGTTCCTGTCTTAGAGCTCTGAACACCTGGTCTCTTCCCTGCTGATGTTCTCCTGCCTTCAGCAGCGAatccaaatcaaatcaaaaatcaataatcaaatcaaatcaataatCAGTTGTAGTCATGACTGACACTGAAACCCTGTCTGCTGCTGCCTGTAAGCTCGAGGGCCTTTATAGAAAACGCCTCATCTCTTGGGGAAGAATACACTTGttattgtgtgattgtgtgtgattgtgtgtgattgtgtgtgagtgtgtgtgattgtgtgtgattgtgtgtgagtgtgtgtgattgtgtttgttagtgtgtgattgtgtgtgattgtttgtgattgtgtgtgattgtgatgCCAAAGTAAACGCAGCGTTACCGATGTAACTCCCGACCAGGGTCCAGACCAGCTCCTGGGCCGGTCTGGTACTCGTGCTGTTGACGCTGATGTCGAGGCCGCAGTCGGCCGCTCCGCAGGTCAGCAGCTGCTCTTCTGGGATAGTAGCTGTCAGAACGCAAAACAATGCATTTctcatattaataataatacattattaactttatttatagacctttttcacagtaGATATTTTGGCTTTTCATAGtaagaaaagcacagctgaaataacgatggctgcattccatttaGGACAGACCCTGGTGTTgggcatgctgactcactgaagtAGATCACTGGGACACCTATTTGATTTGAGCCATCGTTAAGATTATtattttcagctgtgcttttacTACcaagacaagtcaaaatgtctgctgtgaaaaaggaaattacaatgttttcactctgttgtgaGAATACACATttacccctcatgttgtcctcatgttgtcctatatcaatgttctttttaattccccaaaataacatgattgattccacacaatgctctttgccaagtacaaatctctactctCATTagttttggggcgtcttattcaattttatagcatttaaaaaaacaaatggaagtgtttttgaaatagtattgagtaaaagttgacatattccagtctgtgattatccatcaaagtccattcctttaattttagtctaaataattcctaatttctgcttttctaactcaaacattaggtataatttcctataaattaggtttattgaccataaattccaaaaataactgtaaaactaaagttaagaagttagtgatatagtgttgaaaatgtcaaaaaaagtgccGAACATTGAAAATAAGTTTTGAGAAACTTAAGAAAACGttaaaaacagtgataaaaagcTTTGATTTTCAACTTTGAGGGGacgacaacacaagagttatacacacac is part of the Etheostoma spectabile isolate EspeVRDwgs_2016 unplaced genomic scaffold, UIUC_Espe_1.0 scaffold00012386, whole genome shotgun sequence genome and encodes:
- the LOC116679422 gene encoding protein unc-93 homolog A-like — translated: MRNALFCVLTATIPEEQLLTCGAADCGLDISVNSTSTRPAQELVWTLVGSYIGVGVLAMLIVAVFLDNIDREQSSRFRGNREPFCQTFLATFRLLKDWRLVTLIPLTMYSGFEQSFLSGEYTKVRGSPTHDQGLINTRWQTDFWESLP